Proteins co-encoded in one Pseudomonas fluorescens genomic window:
- a CDS encoding TOBE domain-containing protein, protein MTIKAINVRNQFKGAIKEIVLGDVLSEIDVQTASGIVTSVITTRSVKELELEVGSEVIAFVKSTEVSIAKL, encoded by the coding sequence ATGACTATCAAAGCCATCAACGTACGCAACCAGTTCAAAGGCGCGATCAAGGAGATCGTTCTCGGCGACGTGCTGTCGGAAATCGACGTGCAGACCGCCTCCGGCATTGTCACGTCGGTGATCACCACCCGTTCGGTCAAGGAGCTGGAACTGGAGGTCGGCAGCGAAGTGATCGCCTTCGTGAAATCCACCGAGGTGTCCATCGCCAAGTTGTAA
- the ssuB gene encoding aliphatic sulfonates ABC transporter ATP-binding protein, producing the protein MTAQQPPRLLRGIPLALRNLQKTFGSRQVLRDIDLHIPAGQFVAVVGRSGCGKSTLLRLLAGLDQPTGGDLLAGAAPLSDARDDTRLMFQEARLLPWKKIIDNVGLGLKGNWRAQALQALDAVGLADRAHEWPAALSGGQKQRVALARALIHQPRLLLLDEPLGALDALTRIEMQQLIERLWQQHGFTVLLVTHDVSEAVAIADRVILIEDGEVGLDLQVDLPRPRVRGSHRLAALETEVLNRVLSLPGEPPAPEPVSPLPTQLRWAQ; encoded by the coding sequence ATGACCGCTCAACAACCTCCACGTCTGCTGCGCGGAATTCCGCTGGCGCTGCGCAACCTGCAAAAAACCTTCGGTTCGCGGCAGGTGCTGCGTGACATCGACCTGCACATTCCGGCGGGGCAATTCGTCGCCGTGGTCGGGCGCAGTGGCTGCGGCAAAAGTACGTTGCTGCGTCTGCTCGCCGGCCTCGATCAACCCACCGGCGGTGATTTGCTCGCCGGGGCTGCACCGCTCAGCGATGCGCGGGACGACACCCGGTTGATGTTCCAGGAAGCGCGACTGCTGCCGTGGAAAAAGATCATCGACAACGTCGGTCTCGGCCTTAAAGGCAACTGGCGTGCGCAAGCCTTGCAGGCGCTGGATGCAGTCGGCCTCGCCGATCGCGCCCATGAATGGCCGGCGGCACTGTCCGGCGGTCAGAAGCAGCGCGTGGCGCTGGCCCGGGCGCTGATTCATCAACCGCGTCTGTTGCTGCTCGACGAGCCGCTGGGTGCGCTGGATGCGCTGACCCGGATCGAGATGCAGCAACTGATCGAACGTCTCTGGCAACAGCATGGTTTCACCGTGTTGCTGGTGACCCACGACGTCAGCGAAGCGGTGGCGATTGCCGACCGGGTGATTCTGATCGAGGACGGCGAAGTCGGCCTCGACCTGCAAGTGGACCTGCCGCGCCCTCGGGTGCGTGGCTCCCATCGCCTGGCCGCGCTGGAAACCGAAGTGCTCAATCGTGTGTTGTCCCTGCCCGGCGAGCCGCCGGCGCCGGAACCCGTTTCACCCTTGCCTACGCAACTGCGTTGGGCTCAATAA
- the ssuC gene encoding aliphatic sulfonate ABC transporter permease SsuC: MKKFIHSLAPWALPVLLLAVWQLSVSAGWLSTRILPAPVAVIEAGVSLVRSGEIWTHLAISGWRAALGFTIGGSIGLVLGFITGLSKWGERLLDSSVQMIRNVPHLALIPLVILWFGIDESAKIFLVALGTLFPIYLNTYHGIRNVDPALVEMARSYGLSGFSLFWQVILPGALPSILVGVRFALGFMWLTLIVAETISASSGIGYLAMNAREFLQTDVVVLAILLYAVLGKLADLAARGLERVWLRWHPAYQVAKGGAA; this comes from the coding sequence ATGAAGAAATTTATCCACAGCCTCGCGCCCTGGGCGTTGCCGGTGTTGTTGCTGGCGGTGTGGCAGTTGTCGGTGTCGGCGGGCTGGCTGTCGACGCGGATTCTGCCGGCGCCGGTGGCGGTGATCGAAGCCGGCGTGAGTCTGGTGCGCAGCGGTGAAATCTGGACGCACCTGGCGATCAGCGGCTGGCGCGCCGCGCTGGGCTTCACCATCGGTGGCAGCATCGGTCTGGTGCTGGGTTTCATCACCGGCCTGTCGAAGTGGGGCGAACGCCTGCTCGACAGCTCGGTGCAGATGATCCGCAACGTACCGCACCTGGCGTTGATTCCACTGGTGATCCTGTGGTTCGGCATCGATGAGTCGGCGAAGATTTTCCTGGTGGCGCTCGGGACGCTGTTCCCGATCTACCTCAACACGTACCACGGCATCCGCAACGTCGATCCGGCGCTGGTGGAGATGGCGCGCAGTTATGGCCTGTCCGGCTTCAGCCTGTTCTGGCAGGTGATTCTGCCGGGCGCGTTGCCTTCGATTCTGGTCGGCGTGCGCTTCGCACTGGGCTTCATGTGGCTGACGCTGATCGTGGCGGAAACCATCTCCGCCAGCTCCGGCATCGGTTATCTGGCGATGAACGCCCGCGAGTTCTTGCAAACCGACGTGGTGGTGCTGGCGATTCTGCTCTACGCGGTGCTCGGCAAACTGGCCGACCTTGCAGCCCGTGGACTTGAACGTGTGTGGCTGCGCTGGCATCCGGCGTATCAAGTGGCGAAAGGAGGTGCGGCATGA
- the ssuD gene encoding FMNH2-dependent alkanesulfonate monooxygenase, giving the protein MSLNIFWFLPTHGDGHYLGTAEGARAVDHGYLQQVAQAADRLGFGGVLIPTGRSCEDSWLVAASLIPVTQRLKFLVALRPGIISPTVAARQAATLDRLSGGRALFNLVTGGDPEELAGDGLFLDHEARYQASVEFTRIWRRVLEGETVDYDGEHISVKGAKLLYPPIQQPRPPLYFGGSSEAAQDLAAEQVEMVLTWGEPPAAVAEKIEQVRAKAAKLGRTVRFGIRLHVIVRETNAEAWQAADRLISHLDDDTIKRAQASLARFDSVGQQRMAALHGGSRDNLEVSPNLWAGVGLVRGGAGTALVGDGPTVAARVKEYADLGIDTFIFSGYPHLEESYRVAELLFPHLDVERPELPKSAGYVSPFGEMVANDILPKAASQS; this is encoded by the coding sequence ATGAGCCTCAACATCTTCTGGTTCCTGCCAACCCACGGCGACGGCCATTACCTTGGCACCGCCGAAGGCGCCCGCGCCGTCGACCACGGCTATCTGCAACAGGTCGCGCAAGCGGCGGATCGACTGGGTTTTGGCGGCGTACTGATTCCCACCGGCCGCTCCTGCGAGGATTCGTGGCTGGTGGCGGCATCGTTGATCCCGGTGACCCAGCGTCTGAAATTCCTTGTCGCCCTGCGCCCCGGGATCATTTCCCCGACGGTGGCGGCGCGTCAGGCCGCGACGCTGGATCGACTGTCCGGCGGTCGTGCGCTGTTCAACCTGGTGACCGGTGGCGATCCGGAAGAGTTGGCCGGCGACGGTCTGTTCCTCGATCACGAAGCGCGCTATCAGGCCTCGGTGGAATTCACCCGGATCTGGCGCCGCGTGCTGGAAGGCGAAACCGTGGATTACGACGGCGAGCACATCAGCGTGAAGGGCGCCAAATTGCTCTATCCGCCGATCCAGCAACCGCGTCCACCGCTGTACTTCGGTGGTTCGTCGGAAGCGGCGCAGGATCTGGCCGCCGAACAAGTGGAAATGGTCCTGACCTGGGGCGAGCCGCCCGCAGCCGTAGCCGAGAAGATCGAACAGGTTCGCGCCAAAGCGGCCAAGCTTGGGCGCACCGTGCGCTTCGGCATCCGTCTGCACGTGATCGTGCGGGAAACCAACGCTGAAGCCTGGCAGGCGGCGGATCGCCTGATCTCGCATCTGGACGACGACACCATCAAGCGCGCCCAGGCTTCGCTGGCGCGGTTCGATTCGGTCGGCCAGCAGCGCATGGCCGCGCTGCACGGTGGCAGCCGCGACAATCTCGAAGTCAGCCCGAACCTGTGGGCCGGCGTCGGTCTGGTGCGCGGCGGTGCCGGCACGGCGCTGGTCGGCGACGGCCCGACCGTGGCGGCGCGGGTGAAGGAATACGCGGATCTGGGTATCGATACCTTCATCTTTTCCGGTTATCCACACCTCGAAGAGTCGTATCGCGTCGCCGAGTTGCTGTTCCCGCACCTCGACGTCGAGCGTCCGGAATTGCCTAAAAGCGCCGGTTACGTCAGCCCGTTCGGCGAGATGGTGGCCAACGACATTCTTCCCAAAGCCGCGTCCCAGAGCTGA
- a CDS encoding sulfonate ABC transporter substrate-binding protein, with translation MRTVFLRRGLVALFAAAVSFGAITQAQAETLRIGYQKYGTLVLLKAKGTLEKRLAAQGVDVQWTEFPGGPQLLEGLNVGSIDFGVTGETPPVFAQAAGADLLYVAYEPPAPNSEAILVPKDSPIKSVADLKGKKVALNKGSNVHYLLVRALEDAGLKYTDIQTVFLPPADARAAFERGSVDAWVIWDPYQAAAEKQLQAHTLRDGKGIVDNHQFYLATKPYAQKNPEVIKTLVEEVRAVGEWSKANPQDVTQQVSPLLGLPADITLTSVKRQGYGALFLTPEVVAAQQKIADTFYQLKLIPKPLSIKDVIWTPPAAVAQSSVTQAQ, from the coding sequence ATGCGCACTGTATTTTTGCGTCGTGGTCTGGTCGCTCTGTTTGCTGCGGCTGTGTCCTTCGGCGCCATCACTCAAGCTCAGGCCGAGACGCTAAGAATCGGTTATCAGAAATACGGCACGCTGGTGCTGCTCAAAGCCAAAGGCACGCTCGAGAAACGCCTCGCCGCCCAAGGCGTCGACGTGCAATGGACTGAATTCCCCGGCGGCCCGCAACTGCTGGAAGGCCTGAACGTCGGCTCGATCGACTTCGGCGTCACCGGCGAAACTCCGCCAGTCTTCGCCCAGGCTGCCGGTGCCGATCTGCTCTACGTGGCCTATGAGCCGCCAGCGCCGAACAGCGAAGCGATCCTCGTGCCGAAAGATTCGCCGATCAAATCGGTGGCGGATCTCAAGGGCAAGAAAGTCGCCCTGAACAAAGGCTCCAACGTCCACTACCTGCTGGTGCGCGCGCTGGAAGACGCCGGCCTCAAGTACACCGACATTCAAACCGTATTCCTGCCGCCGGCCGATGCCCGCGCCGCGTTCGAACGTGGCAGCGTCGACGCCTGGGTCATCTGGGATCCGTACCAGGCCGCCGCCGAGAAGCAACTGCAAGCGCACACCCTGCGTGACGGCAAAGGCATCGTCGACAACCACCAGTTCTACCTGGCGACCAAACCCTACGCACAGAAAAATCCCGAGGTAATCAAGACCCTCGTGGAAGAAGTGCGCGCCGTGGGCGAGTGGTCCAAGGCCAACCCGCAAGACGTGACTCAACAGGTGTCGCCGCTGCTCGGCCTGCCGGCAGACATCACCCTGACCTCGGTGAAACGCCAGGGCTACGGCGCGCTGTTCCTGACCCCGGAAGTGGTCGCCGCACAACAGAAAATCGCCGACACCTTCTACCAGCTCAAGCTGATTCCCAAGCCGTTGAGCATCAAGGACGTGATCTGGACCCCGCCGGCCGCTGTGGCCCAAAGCTCGGTCACCCAAGCCCAGTAA
- the ssuE gene encoding NADPH-dependent FMN reductase translates to MLVVSLGGSPSQRSRSGVLLERSQRWLQQQGVEVVSYQVRDFPAEDLLHARFDSPKVLDLLQQIENADGLLIATPVYKASFSGALKTLLDLLPERALNHKIVLPMATGGSIAHMLVVDYALKPVLSALKAQEMLQGIFAEDSQIAYGEGSAQAQLAPALEQRLHEALDQFVSAMARRPKPLDPGLLNERLLSARWSI, encoded by the coding sequence ATGCTGGTCGTCTCACTCGGTGGCAGTCCCAGTCAACGTTCTCGCTCCGGGGTGTTGCTGGAGCGCTCGCAACGCTGGTTGCAGCAGCAAGGGGTGGAAGTGGTGAGTTATCAGGTACGGGACTTCCCGGCCGAAGACCTGCTCCACGCCCGCTTCGACAGCCCGAAGGTGCTCGACCTGCTGCAACAGATTGAAAACGCCGATGGCCTGCTGATCGCCACACCGGTCTACAAGGCGTCGTTCTCCGGCGCCCTGAAGACCTTGCTGGATCTGCTGCCCGAGCGCGCGCTGAACCACAAGATTGTCCTGCCGATGGCCACCGGCGGCAGTATCGCCCACATGCTGGTGGTCGATTACGCCCTCAAGCCTGTGCTGTCGGCGTTGAAGGCCCAGGAAATGCTGCAAGGGATTTTTGCCGAGGACAGCCAGATCGCCTATGGCGAAGGCAGTGCCCAGGCGCAGTTGGCGCCGGCTCTGGAGCAGCGGTTGCATGAAGCGCTGGACCAGTTTGTCAGCGCCATGGCCCGCCGGCCGAAGCCGCTGGATCCGGGGCTGTTGAACGAACGTTTGTTGAGTGCTCGCTGGAGCATTTGA
- a CDS encoding peroxiredoxin encodes MSLRLGDIAPDFEQDSSAGKIRFHEWLGDSWGVLFSHPADFTPVCTTELGFTAKLKDEFTKRGVKAIALSVDPVDSHHKWIEDINETQNTIVNFPILADADRKVSDLYDLIHPNASDTLTVRSLFVIDPNKKIRLTITYPASTGRNFHEILRVIDSLQLTDNYKVATPANWQDGEEVVIVPSLKDEDEIKQRFPKGYRAVKPYLRLTPQPNK; translated from the coding sequence ATGAGCCTCAGACTTGGCGATATCGCCCCCGATTTCGAACAGGATTCCAGCGCCGGCAAGATTCGTTTCCACGAATGGCTGGGCGATAGCTGGGGCGTGTTGTTTTCCCACCCGGCAGACTTCACCCCGGTCTGCACCACCGAGCTGGGCTTCACTGCCAAGCTCAAGGACGAATTCACCAAGCGTGGCGTGAAGGCCATCGCACTGTCGGTCGACCCGGTGGACTCGCACCACAAGTGGATCGAGGACATCAACGAAACCCAGAACACCATCGTCAACTTTCCGATCCTGGCCGATGCCGATCGCAAGGTCTCGGATCTCTATGACCTGATCCACCCGAACGCCAGCGACACCCTGACCGTGCGCTCGCTGTTCGTGATCGATCCGAACAAGAAGATCCGCCTGACCATCACCTACCCGGCGAGCACCGGGCGCAACTTCCACGAGATCCTGCGGGTGATCGATTCGCTGCAGCTCACCGACAACTACAAGGTGGCCACCCCGGCCAACTGGCAGGACGGTGAAGAGGTGGTGATCGTGCCGTCGCTCAAGGACGAAGACGAAATCAAGCAACGCTTTCCGAAGGGCTATCGCGCGGTGAAACCGTACCTGCGCCTCACCCCACAGCCGAACAAGTGA
- a CDS encoding OprD family porin, with protein MNKSTLALAVAVGVIAQQAGAAGFIEDSKATLGLRNFYINTDNRDSAAKTASGVQSKNEEWGQGFDLRFISGYTQGTVGFGIDAIGLLGVRLDSGGGTNGATSTSYGGTVFPSKSNGEAVDNFSSLGLTAKAKISQTELKLGTLQPKNPVIVTNDGRLLPQTWQGGQITSGEIKDLSLVAGQIEAVKGRNSSNNENLSIGGANARVANSNKFYYAGGDYKITKDLTAQYYYGNLEDFYKQHFLGLVHNWAIGPGVLKSDFRYFHSSDDGANHNTAAYFGNGNYVGNVSGKGPIDNNLYSGLFLYTVEGHTFGGGYQVSNGSSDFPWLNQGDGSSNYTITDMQIQKFGRAGEKTWQARYSYDFAKVGLPGLTAGMVYLRGSDIDTVGSNRRENGNGNSEWERDLTIGYVIPEGPAKNLGFMWKNATWRNDIPGQRDQDENRLIVSYSIPLL; from the coding sequence ATGAACAAGTCCACCTTGGCCCTGGCCGTGGCCGTAGGGGTTATTGCGCAGCAGGCAGGCGCAGCCGGTTTCATCGAAGACAGCAAGGCCACATTGGGGCTGCGTAACTTCTACATCAACACCGACAACCGCGACAGCGCTGCCAAAACTGCCTCTGGCGTGCAGAGCAAGAACGAAGAGTGGGGCCAAGGCTTCGATCTGCGTTTCATCTCCGGTTACACCCAAGGCACCGTAGGCTTCGGTATCGACGCCATCGGCCTGCTGGGCGTGCGTCTGGATTCGGGCGGTGGCACCAACGGTGCAACCTCGACGTCCTACGGTGGCACTGTGTTCCCGAGCAAGTCCAACGGCGAAGCTGTTGATAACTTCTCGAGCCTGGGCCTGACCGCCAAGGCCAAGATCTCCCAGACCGAACTGAAGCTGGGTACGCTGCAGCCGAAGAACCCGGTTATCGTGACCAACGACGGTCGTCTGCTGCCACAAACCTGGCAGGGCGGTCAGATCACTTCCGGCGAGATCAAGGACCTGTCCCTGGTCGCAGGTCAAATCGAAGCTGTGAAAGGTCGTAACTCCAGCAACAACGAGAACCTGTCCATTGGCGGTGCGAACGCTCGCGTAGCCAACAGCAACAAGTTCTACTACGCCGGTGGTGACTACAAGATCACCAAGGACCTGACTGCCCAGTACTACTACGGCAACCTGGAAGACTTCTACAAGCAACACTTCCTGGGTCTGGTTCACAACTGGGCAATCGGCCCGGGCGTGCTGAAGTCTGACTTCCGTTACTTCCACAGCAGCGACGATGGCGCCAACCACAACACCGCGGCCTACTTTGGCAACGGTAACTATGTCGGCAACGTCAGCGGCAAAGGCCCGATCGACAACAACCTGTACAGCGGCCTGTTCCTGTACACCGTTGAAGGTCACACCTTCGGTGGCGGCTATCAGGTTTCCAACGGCAGCTCCGACTTCCCTTGGCTGAACCAGGGCGACGGTTCGTCGAACTACACCATCACCGACATGCAGATCCAGAAGTTCGGTCGTGCCGGCGAGAAAACCTGGCAAGCTCGCTACTCGTATGACTTCGCCAAAGTCGGCCTGCCAGGCCTGACTGCCGGTATGGTCTACCTGCGTGGCAGCGACATCGACACCGTGGGTTCCAACCGTCGTGAGAACGGCAATGGCAACTCCGAGTGGGAACGCGACCTGACCATCGGTTACGTGATTCCGGAAGGCCCAGCCAAGAACCTGGGTTTCATGTGGAAAAACGCTACCTGGCGCAACGACATTCCTGGTCAGCGTGACCAGGACGAAAACCGCCTGATCGTCAGCTACTCGATCCCGCTGCTGTAA
- the tauA gene encoding taurine ABC transporter substrate-binding protein encodes MMAKRALSSQFVTVCVSALISFSVHASSLTVGYQTGIDPSKVPQADGVYEQTIGEKIDWRRFNSGPEVVTAIASGDVQIGNLGSSPLAAAASRNLPIVAFIVSAQINTAEALVVRNGSGINKPEDLIGKTIATPFVSTSHYSLLGALKHWGLDTSKVKVVNLQPAEIAAAWKRGDIDGAFVWSPALGEIRKTGKTLTDAAQVGQWGAPTFEVWVARKDFAEKHPEVVARFAKVTLDSFADYAAHKDSWTADSVPVQKIAKLTGANAADVPELLAGSAFPDAKAQQTAALLDGGTAKAIGETAKFLKEQGKVESVLPDYSPYVSAKFVAE; translated from the coding sequence ATCATGGCCAAACGGGCACTATCCAGTCAATTTGTTACAGTTTGTGTGTCAGCTCTGATTTCTTTTTCTGTCCATGCTTCCAGTCTCACTGTCGGCTATCAGACCGGCATCGATCCAAGCAAAGTCCCCCAGGCCGACGGCGTTTACGAGCAGACCATAGGCGAAAAAATCGACTGGCGCCGTTTCAATAGCGGCCCGGAAGTAGTGACAGCCATCGCTTCCGGCGATGTGCAGATCGGCAACCTCGGCTCCAGTCCGCTGGCAGCCGCCGCCTCACGCAATCTGCCGATCGTTGCCTTCATCGTCTCGGCGCAGATCAATACCGCCGAAGCGTTGGTGGTGCGCAACGGCAGTGGTATCAACAAGCCCGAAGACCTGATCGGCAAGACCATCGCCACCCCGTTCGTCTCCACCTCCCACTACAGCCTGCTCGGCGCACTCAAGCACTGGGGCCTGGACACCTCGAAAGTCAAAGTGGTGAACCTGCAACCCGCAGAAATCGCGGCTGCGTGGAAGCGCGGCGACATTGATGGCGCCTTCGTCTGGTCGCCGGCGCTGGGCGAAATCCGCAAGACCGGCAAGACCCTGACCGATGCCGCCCAGGTCGGCCAGTGGGGCGCACCGACCTTCGAAGTCTGGGTGGCACGCAAGGACTTTGCCGAGAAACATCCTGAGGTCGTGGCCAGGTTCGCCAAGGTGACCCTGGACTCGTTCGCCGACTATGCCGCCCATAAAGACAGCTGGACCGCCGACTCGGTACCGGTGCAGAAAATCGCCAAACTGACCGGTGCCAACGCCGCGGATGTCCCGGAACTGCTCGCGGGTTCGGCATTCCCGGACGCCAAGGCACAACAGACTGCGGCGCTGCTGGATGGCGGCACGGCGAAGGCGATTGGTGAGACGGCGAAATTTTTGAAGGAACAGGGCAAGGTCGAAAGCGTTTTGCCTGACTACTCGCCTTATGTCAGTGCGAAGTTTGTCGCGGAGTAA
- the argA gene encoding amino-acid N-acetyltransferase, translating to MPEYVNWLRHASPYINAHRDCTFVVMLPGDGVEHPNFGNIVHDIVLLHSLGVRLVLVHGSRPQIETRLAARGLTPHYHHGMRITDAATLECVIDAVGQLRIAIEARLSMDMASSPMQGSRLRVASGNLVTARPIGVLEGVDYHHTGEVRRVDRKGINRLLDERSIVLLSPLGYSPTGEIFNLACEDVATRAAIDLGADKLLLFGADLGLIDENGKLVRELRPQQVPAHLQRLGSNYQAELLDAAAEACRGGVARSHIVSYAEDGALLTELFTRDGGGTLVAQEQFELVREAAIEDVGGLLDLISPLEEQGILVRRSREVLEREIEQFSVVEREGMIIACAALYQIADSDAGELACLAVNPEYRHGGRGDELLERIETRARAQGLKTLFVLTTRTAHWFRERGFEPSSVERLPAARASLYNYQRNSKIFEKSL from the coding sequence ATGCCCGAATACGTCAATTGGCTTCGCCACGCGTCTCCTTATATCAATGCCCACCGCGACTGCACCTTCGTCGTCATGCTGCCCGGCGACGGCGTGGAGCATCCGAACTTCGGCAACATCGTCCATGACATCGTGCTGCTGCACAGTCTCGGCGTGCGACTGGTGCTGGTCCATGGCTCCCGTCCGCAGATCGAAACCCGCCTCGCCGCCCGTGGCCTGACCCCGCATTACCACCACGGCATGCGCATCACCGATGCCGCAACCCTTGAGTGCGTGATCGACGCGGTCGGCCAGTTGCGCATCGCCATCGAAGCGCGGCTGTCGATGGACATGGCTTCGTCGCCGATGCAGGGCTCGCGCCTGCGGGTAGCCAGTGGCAACCTGGTGACCGCACGGCCGATCGGCGTACTGGAAGGCGTCGACTATCACCACACCGGCGAAGTGCGCCGGGTCGACCGCAAGGGTATCAACCGTCTGCTCGACGAGCGCTCCATCGTGCTGCTCTCGCCGCTGGGTTACTCGCCGACCGGTGAAATCTTCAACCTCGCCTGCGAAGACGTCGCCACTCGCGCCGCCATCGATCTGGGCGCCGACAAACTGCTGCTGTTCGGCGCCGACCTCGGTCTGATCGACGAAAACGGCAAACTGGTGCGCGAGCTGCGTCCGCAACAGGTGCCGGCGCATTTGCAGCGTCTGGGCAGCAACTATCAGGCGGAATTGCTGGATGCCGCCGCCGAAGCCTGCCGTGGCGGTGTGGCGCGCAGCCATATCGTCAGTTATGCCGAGGACGGCGCGCTGCTGACCGAACTGTTCACCCGCGACGGTGGCGGTACGCTGGTGGCCCAGGAGCAATTCGAACTGGTGCGCGAGGCGGCGATTGAAGACGTCGGCGGTTTGCTTGACCTGATCAGTCCGCTGGAAGAGCAGGGCATTCTGGTGCGTCGTTCCCGCGAAGTGCTGGAGCGTGAGATCGAGCAGTTCAGTGTGGTCGAGCGTGAAGGGATGATCATCGCCTGTGCGGCGCTGTATCAGATTGCCGATTCGGATGCCGGCGAGCTGGCGTGCCTGGCGGTGAATCCTGAATACCGCCATGGCGGTCGTGGCGACGAATTGCTCGAGCGCATCGAGACCCGTGCCCGGGCGCAGGGTTTGAAGACTCTGTTCGTCCTCACCACCCGCACTGCCCACTGGTTCCGCGAGCGCGGTTTCGAGCCGAGCAGCGTCGAGCGCCTGCCGGCGGCTCGGGCTTCTCTGTACAACTATCAGCGCAATTCGAAGATTTTCGAAAAGTCTCTGTGA
- the argE gene encoding acetylornithine deacetylase, translating into MPLPSMQDQFAALIAAPSVSCTQPNLDQSNRAVIDLLAGWLGDLGFSCDIQQVSPGKFNLLASFGSGPGGLVLAGHSDTVPYDDALWKTDPLKLTEVDGRWVGLGSCDMKGFFALIIEAVQPLLDQPFRQPLLILATCDEESSMSGARALAEAGRPIGRAAVIGEPTGLKPIRMHKGIMMERIDILGQSGHSSDPRLGHSALEAMHDAMGELRGLRLLWQREFNNPQFSVPQPTMNFGCIHGGDNPNRICGQCSLEFDLRPLPGMDPKVLRAEILRKLNPVAERHQVKIDYAPLFPEVPPFEQAEDAELVRIAEKLTGHAAEAVAFGTEAPYLQRLGCETIVLGPGDIACAHQPDEYLEMSRLQPTVHLLRQLIEHYCLKAV; encoded by the coding sequence ATGCCTTTGCCATCCATGCAAGACCAGTTCGCTGCACTGATCGCCGCGCCGTCGGTCAGTTGCACCCAGCCGAACCTGGATCAATCCAACCGGGCGGTGATCGATCTGCTCGCCGGATGGCTGGGAGATCTGGGCTTCAGTTGCGACATCCAGCAGGTCAGCCCCGGCAAGTTCAACCTGCTCGCCAGTTTCGGCAGCGGTCCCGGCGGGCTGGTGCTGGCCGGGCACAGTGACACGGTGCCGTACGACGATGCGCTGTGGAAAACCGATCCGCTGAAACTCACCGAAGTCGACGGCCGCTGGGTCGGCCTCGGCAGTTGCGACATGAAGGGTTTTTTCGCCCTGATCATCGAGGCTGTGCAGCCGCTGCTCGACCAGCCGTTCAGGCAACCGCTGCTGATTCTCGCCACCTGCGATGAAGAAAGCTCGATGTCCGGCGCCCGGGCGCTGGCCGAGGCCGGGCGTCCAATCGGGCGCGCGGCGGTGATCGGCGAGCCGACCGGCCTCAAGCCGATCCGCATGCACAAGGGCATCATGATGGAGCGCATCGATATCCTCGGGCAGAGCGGCCATTCGTCGGATCCGCGTCTGGGGCACAGCGCTCTCGAGGCGATGCACGATGCCATGGGTGAACTGCGCGGCCTGCGCCTGCTGTGGCAGCGCGAATTCAACAATCCGCAGTTCAGCGTGCCGCAGCCGACCATGAACTTCGGCTGCATCCATGGTGGCGACAACCCCAACCGCATCTGTGGCCAGTGTTCGCTGGAGTTCGATCTGCGGCCGTTGCCGGGAATGGACCCGAAAGTGCTGCGGGCCGAGATCCTGCGCAAGCTCAACCCGGTCGCTGAACGGCATCAGGTGAAGATCGATTACGCGCCGCTGTTCCCCGAAGTGCCGCCGTTCGAGCAGGCAGAAGACGCGGAGCTGGTGCGAATTGCCGAAAAACTCACCGGCCACGCGGCCGAAGCGGTAGCGTTCGGCACCGAAGCGCCTTATCTTCAGCGCCTTGGCTGTGAAACCATTGTGCTCGGCCCTGGTGATATTGCCTGTGCGCATCAGCCGGACGAGTACCTTGAAATGTCACGTTTGCAGCCTACCGTGCATCTATTGCGGCAGTTGATCGAACATTACTGTCTCAAAGCTGTATAA